In Procambarus clarkii isolate CNS0578487 chromosome 13, FALCON_Pclarkii_2.0, whole genome shotgun sequence, the following are encoded in one genomic region:
- the LOC123757098 gene encoding adhesive plaque matrix protein-like, with amino-acid sequence MGDRAEATLPLAPGTPSTRSWLPAPTRPALTRPASTRPASTRPASTRPASTRPAPTRPAPTRPAPTRSASTRPASTKPASIRPASTRPASTRPASTRPASTQPAPTRPASTRAASPRPASTRPASTRPASTWPAPPGLLPPGLLHPACSHPACVHPACFHPACVHPACSHSACVHPAYSHPACVHPACVYPACFHPACFHPACSHPACVHPACFHPACVHPACSHSACVHPAYSHPACVHPACVYPACFHPACFHPACVHPACVHPACFHPACVHPACVHPACFHPACVHPACSHSACVHPACSTRPAPTRPAPPGMLPPGLLPPGLRPPGLRPPGLRPPCLLHPACVHPACVHPACVHPACVHPAFVYPACSHPACVHPLRPPGLRPPACVHSSCVHPACVHLACSHPACVPPACVHPACVHPACVHPGCVHPACFHPACVHPACVHPACSHPACIHLACSHPACVHPACSHPACVHLACSHSACVHPACVHPACVHPACSHPACVHPACSHPACVHLACFNPACSHPACVHLACSHPACVHPACVHPACIHPACVHPACVHPACFHPACVHPACVHPACFHPACFHPACVHLACFHPACSHPACVHLACSHPACVHPACVHPACIHPACVHPACVHPACFHPACVHSSCVHPACVHLACSHPACVPPACVHPACIHPACVHPACVHPACFHPACVHPACVHPACFHPACSHPACVHPVCFHPACVHPACFHPACVHPACSHPACVHPVCFHPACVHPACVHPACVHPACSNPACVHPACFHPACVHSACSHPACSHPACSHPACIHPACVHPACSHPACVHPACSHPACVHPACSHPACSHPACSHPACSHPACSHPVNLSSLTFVDASSMSTPAAFIIYFVVIYCISTPTSGDTGEGSRDTGEGSRDTGEGSRDTGEGSRDTGEGSGDWGEKTLRLKLNSNRD; translated from the exons ATGGGTGACCGCGCGGAGGCGACCTTACCCTTGGCTCCGGGGACACCGTCAACCCGTTCCTGGCTTCCTGCTCCCACCCGGCCTGCTCTCACCCGGCCTGCGTCCACCCGGCCTGCGTCCACCCGACCTGCGTCCACCCGGCCTGCGTCCACCCGGCCTGCTCCCACCCGGCCTGCTCCCACCCGGCCTGCTCCCACCCGGTCTGCTTCCACCCGGCCTGCTTCCACCAAGCCTGCGTCCATCCGGCCTGCTTCCACCCGGCCTGCGTCCACCCGACCTGCGTCCACCCGGCCTGCGTCCACCCAGCCTGCTCCCACCCGGCCTGCTTCCACCCGGGCCGCGTCCCCCCGGCCTGCGTCCACCCGGCCTGCGTCCACCCGACCTGCCTCCACCTGGCCTGCTCCACCCGGCCTGCTCCCACCCGGCCTGCTCCACCCGGCCTGCTCCCACCCGGCCTGCGTCCACCCGGCCTGCTTCCACCCGGCCTGCGTCCACCCGGCCTGCTCCCACTCGGCCTGCGTCCACCCGGCCTACTCCCACCCGGCCTGCGTCCACCCGGCCTGCGTCTACCCGGCCTGCTTCCACCCGGCCTGCTTCCACCCGGCCTGCTCCCACCCGGCCTGCGTCCACCCGGCCTGCTTCCACCCGGCCTGCGTCCACCCGGCCTGCTCCCACTCGGCCTGCGTCCACCCGGCCTACTCCCACCCGGCCTGCGTCCACCCGGCCTGCGTCTACCCGGCCTGCTTCCACCCGGCCTGCTTCCACCCGGCCTGCGTCCACCCAGCCTGCGTCCACCCGGCCTGCTTCCACCCGGCCTGCGTCCACCCGGCCTGCGTCCACCCGGCCTGCTTCCACCCGGCCTGCGTCCACCCGGCCTGCTCCCACTCGGCCTGCGTCCACCCGGCCTGCTCCACCCGGCCTGCTCCCACCCGGCCTGCTCCACCCGGCATGCTCCCACCCGGCCTGCTTCCACCCGGCCTGCGTCCACCCGGCCTGCGTCCACCCGGGCTGCGTCCACCCTGCCTGCTCCACCCGGCCTGCGTCCACCCGGCCTGCGTCCACCCGGCCTGCGTCCACCCGGCCTGCGTCCACCCGGCCTTCGTCTACCCGGCCTGCTCTCACCCGGCCTGCGTCCACCCCCTGCGTCCACCCGGCCTGCGTCCACCTG CCTGCGTCCACTCGTCCTGCGTCCACCCGGCCTGCGTCCACCTGGCCTGCTCTCACCCGGCCTGCGTCCCCCCGGCCTGCGTCCACCCGGCCTGCGTCCACCCGGCCTGCGTCCATCCGGGCTGCGTCCACCCGGCCTGCTTCCACCCGGCCTGCGTCCACCCGGCCTGCGTCCACCCGGCCTGCTCCCACCCAGCCTGCATCCACCTGGCCTGCTCCCACCCAGCCTGCGTCCACCCGGCCTGCTCCCACCCAGCCTGTGTCCACCTGGCCTGTTCTCACTCGGCCTGTGTCCACCCGGCCTGCGTCCACCCGGCCTGCGTCCACCCGGCCTGCTCCCACCCAGCCTGCGTCCACCCGGCCTGCTCCCACCCAGCCTGCGTCCACCTGGCCTGCTTCAACCCGGCCTGCTCCCACCCAGCCTGCGTCCACCTGGCCTGCTCTCACCCGGCCTGCGTCCACCCGGCCTGCGTCCACCCGGCCTGCATCCACCCGGCCTGCGTCCACCCGGCCTGCGTCCACCCGGCCTGCTTCCACCCAGCCTGCGTCCACCCGGCCTGCGTCCACCCGGCCTGCTTCCACCCGGCCTGCTTCCACCCAGCCTGCGTCCACCTGGCCTGCTTCCACCCGGCCTGCTCCCACCCAGCCTGCGTCCACCTGGCCTGCTCTCACCCGGCCTGCGTCCACCCGGCCTGCGTCCACCCGGCCTGCATCCACCCGGCCTGCGTCCACCCGGCCTGCGTCCACCCGGCCTGCTTCCACCCAGCCTGCGTCCACTCGTCCTGCGTCCACCCGGCCTGCGTCCACCTGGCCTGCTCTCACCCGGCCTGCGTCCCCCCGGCCTGCGTCCACCCGGCCTGCATCCACCCGGCCTGCGTCCACCCGGCCTGCGTCCACCCGGCCTGCTTCCACCCAGCCTGCGTCCACCCAGCTTGCGTCCACCCGGCCTGCTTCCACCCGGCCTGCTCCCACCCAGCCTGCGTCCACCCGGTCTGCTTCCACCCAGCCTGCGTCCACCCGGCCTGCTTCCACCCAGCCTGCGTCCACCCAGCCTGCTCCCACCCAGCCTGCGTCCACCCGGTCTGCTTCCACCCGGCCTGCGTCCACCCAGCCTGCGTCCACCCAGCCTGCGTCCACCCGGCCTGCTCTAACCCGGCCTGCGTCCACCCGGCCTGCTTTCACCCGGCCTGCGTCCACTCGGCCTGCTCACACCCGGCCTGCTCCCACCCGGCCTGCTCTCACCCGGCCTGCATCCACCCGGCCTGCGTCCACCCCGCCTGCTCCCACCCGGCCTGCGTCCACCCCGCCTGCTCCCACCCGGCCTGCGTCCACCCGGCCTGCTCCCACCCGGCCTGCTCCCACCCGGCCTGCTCCCACCCGGCCTGCTCCCACCCGGCCTGTTCCCACCCGGTCAACCTGTCAAGCCTCACATTTGTAGATGCTTCTTCTATGTCTACTCCAGCAGCATTTATTATCTACTTTGTAGTCATCTACTGTATATCTACTCCAACATCAGGAGACACTGGTGAAGGCAGCAGAGACACTGGTGAAGGCAGCAGAGACACAGGTGAAGGCAGCAGAGACACTGGTGAAGGCAGCAGAGACACAGGTGAAGGCAGCGGAGActggggggaaaaaacacttagactaaaacttaatagtaatcgggattag
- the LOC138364411 gene encoding uncharacterized protein: MDFLNKIQEIRAPMPEGTQLFSMDVVSLYPNIPQREAAFFNVNKHKITELKEAGIWRPPRRDLVEEAILHVMRDTLLQSEGRVYRQIKGVAIGAPSSVATAEIFMHVAFDKLRTCRHDAPLIYYRYIDDIFGIMTEGD, from the coding sequence ATGGACTTCTTAAATAAGATACAGGAAATTAGGGCCCCGATGCCGGAAGGCACTCAGCTGTTCTCGATGGATGTGGTATCGCTCTACCCAAACATACCACAGAGGGAAGCAGCGTTCTTCAACGTGAACAAACACAAGATAACAGAACTGAAGGAAGCAGGAATATGGAGGCCACCCAGGAGGGACTTGGTAGAGGAAGCGATCCTTCATGTCATGCGGGACACACTCCTCCAATCTGAAGGCCGAGTGTATAGACAGATTAAAGGTGTGGCAATTGGCGCACCCAGTAGCGTAGCCACTGCCGAAATCTTCATGCATGTTGCCTTCGACAAACTGAGAACCTGTAGACATGATGCTCCATTAATCTATTACAGATATATTGATGATATCTTTGGGATAATGACGGAGGGAGACTAG
- the LOC138364412 gene encoding spore coat protein SP65-like has translation MGVVTVGVVTVGVVTVGVTMGVVTVGVVTVGVVTVGVVTMGVVTVGVVTVGVVTMGVVTVGVVTVRVVTVGVVTMGVVTVGVVTMRVVIVGVVTVGVVIVGVVTVGVVTVGVVTVGVVTVGVVTMGVVTVGVVIVGVVTVGVVTVGVVTVGVVTVGVVTVGVVTVGVVTVGVVTMGVVTVGVVTVGVVTVEVVTVGVVTMGVVTVGVVTVGVVTVGVVTMGVVTVGVVTVGVVTVGVVTMGVVTVGVVTVGVVTVGVVTVGEVNIEDWESNQSRTNTL, from the coding sequence ATGGGAGTGGTGACCGTGGGAGTGGTGACCGTGGGAGTGGTGACCGTGGGAGTGACCATGGGAGTGGTGACCGTGGGAGTGGTGACCGTGGGAGTGGTGACCGTGGGAGTCGTGACCATGGGAGTGGTGACCGTGGGAGTGGTGACCGTGGGAGTGGTGACCATGGGAGTGGTGACCGTGGGAGTGGTGACCGTGAGAGTGGTGACCGTGGGAGTGGTGACCATGGGAGTGGTGACCGTGGGAGTGGTGACCATGCGAGTGGTGATCGTGGGAGTGGTGACCGTGGGAGTGGTGATCGTGGGAGTGGTGACCGTGGGAGTGGTGACCGTGGGAGTGGTGACCGTGGGAGTAGTGACCGTGGGAGTGGTGACCATGGGAGTGGTGACCGTGGGAGTGGTGATCGTGGGAGTGGTGACCGTGGGAGTGGTGACCGTGGGAGTGGTGACCGTGGGAGTGGTGACCGTGGGAGTGGTGACCGTGGGAGTGGTGACCGTGGGAGTGGTGACCGTGGGAGTGGTGACCATGGGAGTGGTGACCGTGGGAGTGGTGACCGTGGGAGTGGTGACCGTGGAAGTGGTGACCGTGGGAGTGGTGACCATGggagtggtgactgtgggagtggTGACCGTGGGAGTGGTGACCGTGGGAGTGGTGACCATGGGAGTGGTGACCGTTGGAGTGGTGACCGTGGGAGTGGTGACCGTGGGAGTGGTGACCATGGGAGTGGTGACCGTGGGAGTGGTGACCGTGGGAGTGGTGACCGTGGGAGTGGTGACCGTGGGAGAGGTTAACATAGAGGACTGGGAGAGTAACCAGTCGAGAACCAACACCTTGTGA